GCCTTTTGGTCAAGTACCAGCATTTGCAGATGGGGACTTGAAGCTCTTTGGTAAAGTGTTCTTGCTATTCTTACAATTTGTATGTATCAGCAGCAAGGTGATAAATTTGAAAGGATTTAAGTTTTACACACACACGTACGTACGTATGTATGTACGTACGTACGTACGTACGTATACGTATGCACACGGATATAAAGGAGAATTAATTTAACGGCCCTCCACCCAACCGATTAAACTAATAGCTGCTGGATGTATTATAGTTCATGTATAATGTGTATAATTTATGTATATTGACTAAGAAAAGTGAACAAGTGAATACAATCGGCTATTATGTAAAGatcccttatatatatatatattcattatttCATCACGACCGATGAGTGACTTTACACTTATcaattttcttttgatatatgaTAATGTGAACTTGTAATGCAGAATCAAGGGCAATCACCCAATacattgctcatgtttatgcaagcAATGGCTACCAACTAATACTCCAAGATCCAAAGAAGATGCCCATCATGTCAGTGTGGATGGAAGTAGAAGGCCAAAAATTTGAACCACTTGCTTCAAAACTAACATGGGAGCTAGGCATAAAGCCAATGATTGGCATGAGCACTGACGATGCTATTGTGAAGGAAAGTGAAGAGCAATTGTCTAAGGTTCTTGACATCTATGAAACTAGATTGGCAGAGTCAAAATACTTAGGCGGCGACTCTTTTACACTGGTTGATTTGCACCATATGCCAAATATATACTATTTGATGGGTACAAAAGTGAAGGCACTGTTTGACTTACGCCCTCGTGTGAGTGCATGGTGTGCTGATATATTGGCAAGGCCAGCTTGGGTGAAGTGCTTGGAGAAGCTGCAAAACTGAAGACATCATGAACCAATGGATGACCATATATATTTCCAGAAGCAGTTCTGCCTAAATATGTTGTGTTTCCTTCCTGAAGTAGTTGTCCTGCAATACAATAAAtagttatcaatatcaatatGTTGTGTTTCCTATCAATATATTTATCAGAAAACACCTCTCTACCTCTGAGGCAGAGGTAAGGTCTGCATATAATCTACCCGTTTCAGACCCCACTTTGTTGGATTATATTGGGTATCTTCATGTTGTTGTACtagtatctatatatatataaaagcaaaacaaaatcaaaacaacatgcCACGTGTCAACCTATTAATATAGCCAAGTGGAAGA
This window of the Capsicum annuum cultivar UCD-10X-F1 unplaced genomic scaffold, UCD10Xv1.1 ctg53060, whole genome shotgun sequence genome carries:
- the LOC124893002 gene encoding glutathione S-transferase APIC-like codes for the protein VKNKITLSQLVQPFGQVPAFADGDLKLFESRAITQYIAHVYASNGYQLILQDPKKMPIMSVWMEVEGQKFEPLASKLTWELGIKPMIGMSTDDAIVKESEEQLSKVLDIYETRLAESKYLGGDSFTLVDLHHMPNIYYLMGTKVKALFDLRPRVSAWCADILARPAWVKCLEKLQN